GAAAACGCCCAAATAATCGAACACTCTCATGTCTTAGAAAGCAAAAATATTAATAAAAATCCGGCTGAGATAGAAGGTGTAAAAGTCTTAAGCAAAGAAGATTTCCCACAATATGAGGCCTTCCACGACAAATTTGCCGGGAAAATGTATTATAATAGCAAAAATCTCTTGAGAGACTTTGATAAGTTTAGGGTTTTTGTAAAAGAAAATCAAGGAGAGATTGTGGCAAGCCTCCTTGTAAAAATCTACGGAGAAAATCCTTGCAAGGGGGAAATCTTTGGACTTTTTATAGAAGATAGTAAAGAAAAGGCTAAAATATGTTATGAACTTTTAAAGGCCATGGAAAACTCACTTATAGATGAATTTGGAAAAATTTTCACCATAAAATATTTTGTGGAAGTAGATAAAAAAATAGAGCTAGAGACTGCTCTAGGGCTTGGTTTTGAAAAACTTGATACCTATCTCTATTATAAATTATAAATAAAAAATCCTCCAAGCGGAGGATTTTTTTATAATAAATTCATTATTAAACCGATGATTACCGGTATGGCAATGGCAGGGGAGTCTATACCCAAAAGCACCTAGCATGGCTTTCTCCTTTTTTATATATTTTAGGTATTATTCGACAGAAATGAAAAAATGCATAGAAAAACGGGAAAATTTTGTTTTATTCACAATTTATGCAGATATTATTTAAAATTAGGCTTTTTAAATCACTTTTTTTATAAGAGAAAATATTCAATACGTATCTTCATTTTGCATTTTCATTAAATTTTTTAAAAACTTATTAAAAAATATTTTTCGCAGGTATTGACAAATATAGTTGTCAAATATATAATAATGACAAGAATAGTTGTCAATTATTTTGAAAGGAGGGCAGATGGAATTAAGAAATAACTTGGCGGACTTTAGAAAAAAGAGAGGCTACAACCAAGCTGACCTTGGAAAAATGGTCGGAGTCAGCCGCCAAACCATAAGCCTAATAGAAAGAGGAGATTACAACCCATCTGTGACTGTGGCCCTAACAATAGCCAAGGTCCTCGGTGTGGATATTAATGAGATTTTTAGCTTGGAGGAAAGTGATGAAAAATAATAAGAAAACCATTATATCTAGCGTGCTAGCCATGGCTGGTTTTGGACTGCTAGTGGGTTTTGGTTCAGGTTTTATTTTTAATAAATTAAATATAGGCGGACTTATTGAAGTTCTTTCTATTTTTCTAAGTGAAAATGTCTTGGCCTTAATTATTGGACTTTGTAGTCTTTTTGTAGGTCTTGGCTTGTATTTTTATTTTAAGGCTAAAAAAGAGGTGGAAAATGGCCTAAGAGAAGATGGGTTCATAGAAACAAAGTATATAGACTACGCAAATGCCATGAGAGATGCGGGTTTATTTACCCTTTTGTCTTTTATTATAATTATTTATAATGAGATGAAAAAAAGTTCTGATCCATTAAAAAACGCTTTGATTATACTTGTAATTCTATTTGTATTTACAGCGATAAACTCAATCCTATCTTATCTAACTTATAGACTTGTCAAAAAAATTGAGCCAGAAAGAAAGACCGAGGTCTTTGACTTCTTTTTTGATAGAAAATTCATGGCTGAATCTGATGAGAGAGATAAGGTCAAATACTACAAAAAAGGCTATCTTGCCTTTAAAAGAATGCTTATGTGTCAATTTGTGATAATAATAATTCTATTTTGCTCAGCCCTTTACGAGGAAATAAGCCCGATTATAGCCCTAATCGTCCTTATACCATGTTTGGTAGGGGTTTTAACAAAGGGCTTTGCAGGAGAAAAAAATGATTGAAATAAAAAACTTATCTAAAAACTTCGGAGCCTTAAAGGCTCTTGACTATGTGACTTTTGAAGTCCAAAAAGGCGAACTTTTCGGAGTCATCGGTCAAAATGGGGCGGGCAAGTCTACGCTTTTTCGTTCCATGATGAATTTTTATGACCACTTTGATGGAGAGATTCTCTATGAAGGAGAGAAAATGAGTAAAGTGCCCCTTGAAAAAATTGGATTTCTTCCAGAAGAGCGTTCGCTTTCTCCAAAGAAAACCATCAGAGAAGAGATAAAATATTTTGCAAGGCTAAACCAAATGAAAAATCTTGATGATGATACTTTACAAAATTACTTTGATCGTTTTGAAATAAAAGGAAGTCTGGATGATAAAATAAAATCACTATCCAAGGGCAA
This window of the Anaerococcus mediterraneensis genome carries:
- a CDS encoding helix-turn-helix transcriptional regulator — protein: MELRNNLADFRKKRGYNQADLGKMVGVSRQTISLIERGDYNPSVTVALTIAKVLGVDINEIFSLEESDEK
- a CDS encoding DUF3169 family protein; amino-acid sequence: MKNNKKTIISSVLAMAGFGLLVGFGSGFIFNKLNIGGLIEVLSIFLSENVLALIIGLCSLFVGLGLYFYFKAKKEVENGLREDGFIETKYIDYANAMRDAGLFTLLSFIIIIYNEMKKSSDPLKNALIILVILFVFTAINSILSYLTYRLVKKIEPERKTEVFDFFFDRKFMAESDERDKVKYYKKGYLAFKRMLMCQFVIIIILFCSALYEEISPIIALIVLIPCLVGVLTKGFAGEKND